The genomic stretch GAACAGCAGCGTGCGGTACACCGCCGCGCCGCGCAGCCGGAAGCTCAGGAGCACGGCCAGCAGCAGGCCCACCGGATTCTGCACCAGCATGTGCAGGACGAAGAACACCACGTTGTTCCGCACGGCGTTCCACAGCGGCTGCGCGTACAGCTCGGTGCCCAGCAGCTTCTGGTAGTTCGCCAGCCCCACGAACTGCTCGGGGCTGCCCACCACCTGACCCCGCAGCGACAGCCACAGCGACGACAGGATCGGATAGATCATCACGACCGTGTAGATCAGCACGGCCGGGGCCAGGAACACCACGATGTGCCACGGAAACGGCCGGCGGACGCGGCGGGCGGGATACGTCATTCAGGGCACCTCTGGAGTGGGAACATGGGAAGACACGGGAACATCACTCTGGACATCCGGCCCGGCACCCCGCTTCGCGCTCTGCGAGTCCCCCCTCTGCTGCACAGGACTCACAGCCTCGTGGACGACACGGTCACGATGCCGCCCGATATGGCTCAGGCCCGGCCCGGTAGACACCGGACGGGGCCTGACAGGTGCCGGGCTTACTTCCCTTTCTGCGGGGCGTACCAGCTCGCGAGGTTCTTCTGCACCATGTCGCCGGCGGCCTGCGGCGTCATCGCGCCGTTCAGGAGCTGGGCGGACACGTTCCACAGATCGTTCTCGTTGTTCGGGTTGGCGTTACGCGACAGGATCTGGTACGAGCTGCGGAAGCTCTTGCCGCACTGGGTGCGCCATGCCAGGAATTCCTGCGCGACCGGATCTTTCACGGTGTACTTCACGTTCGCCAGCGGGAAGAAGCCCGGCAGGGCGTTGGCATACAGCGTGGCAAACGAGTCCGACGCCACCCAGTTCAGGAAGGTCTGCGCGGCGGCCTGGTTCTTGCTGGCCGCGTTGATGCCCATGCCGATGTCGGGATGGTCGTCGATCACGCACTTCTTGCCGCCGATCGAGTACGGTGGGAACGCGCCCAGCTCCAGCTTGGGATTCATCTGCCGGAAGGTGCCGATGTCCCAGCTGCCCGCCGGGTAGACCACGCCCCGGCCCTGCGCGAACATGTTCTGCGCGTCGGGGTAGGCCAGTGCCTGATATCCGCGCGGCAGGAAGGGTTTCCAGCGTTCCAGCGCCTGGAAGGCGGCCAGGAAGCCGCCCTTGTTGTACTGCGCCGACCCGGAGAGCAGCCCCTTGCGCCCGGTCTCGCCGTTCCACACCGTCGGGCCGATGTTCTGGTAGCCCATGGTCGCGGCTTCCCACTGATCCTTGGTGCCCATGACCAGCGGCTCGTACTTGCCGCCCGCCTTGATCTTCGTCATGCCCGCCAGGAACTGCGCCTCGGTGGCGGGCTCGGTCAGGCCCAGCTCCTTGAAGGCGGCCTTGTTGTACAGGAAGCCGTGGATCACGGACGCCATGGGAATGCAGAAGGTGGTCTTGCCGTCGTCGGTCGACCACGCGGCCTTGGCGACCGCGTCGAAGTTCTTCAGGCCCGCCAGGCTGTTCAGGCTGGTCAGCTGTTTGGCCGTGTACAGTTCCAGGCTCTTGTCGAAGGGGCGACACGTGATCAGGTCGCCCGCCGTGCCCGCCTTGAGCTTGGCGTCCAGCACGGCGTTGTATTCGGCCGGTGCGCTGGGCGAGAACACCACGTGGATGTTCGGGTACTGCTTCTCGAAGGCCGGAATGATGGAGTCGCGCCAGACCTTCAGGTCGTCGTTGCGCCAGCTCTCGATGGTCAGCGTCGTCTTCTGGGCACCGACCGTGCCGGCGATGAGCAGCACCGAGAGCGGAATGAGCATCCGTGTCATGGGCGAACCTCCTGCAATGCGAAGAAAGTGCGGCGGGATGGGCGTTGTGCGGAATACGGCTCAGGTATATCCCCCCATCTGGGGAGTGTCAACCTCAGTTCACAATCTGCGGCACGGCACTGCCCCCGACACCGCGCGGCGTCGGGGGCAGTGGACGACCGGATTCAGCGACCGGCGAGTTGTGCCTGCGCGTACATGGTGGCGAGTTCCGGGTGCCCCGCGTCAATCAGCGCCTTATCGCGGATGCGGCACGAGTCGCACACCCCGCACGGCTCCGCGCCCCCCTGGTAGCAGCTCCACGTCAGCTCGATCGGCACCCCGAGTTCCAGCGCCGCGTTCACGATGTCCGTCTTGCTCATCTCCACCAGCGGCGCGGTCAGCTTCGCTCCACGTCCTTCCAGCCCCGCCTTCGTCGCCAGATCCGCCAGCGTCTGGAACGCCGCCAGGTACTCCGGGCGGCAGTCCGGGTAGCCGCTGTAGTCCACCGCGTTGATCCCCAGGTAGATGCGCTCGGCGTCGATGGCTTCCGCGAGGCTCAGGCCCACCGCGATGAATACGGTATTGCGGCCGGGCACGTACGTGGGCGGGATGATGCCGTCCGCGGTGCCGTCCGTGGGCACGGTGATCGACTCGTCGGTCAGGGCGCTGCCGCCGAACGATCCGATGTTGATGTCGATGACGCGGTGATCGGCACCGAAGTGGGCTGCAATCTTCGCTGCCCGCTCCAGTTCCACGGTGTGCCGTTGCCCGTACCGGAAGGACAGCGCCGTGCACGTGTAGCCGTCCTTGATCGCCATCGCCAGGACGGTGCTGGAATCCAGCCCACCCGAGAGCAGCACCACGGCGCGTTTCTGTGTGTTCGTCATGGTCAGTACCCCAGTTCTGCGTTCCCGCCCAGGGGAACGAGGCGCTTGTCGCTGTGTGCGTCGAGGTCGTCGGCCCGGTAGAGCTTGTGCATCTGGTACCCGGCGCGCAGGCGCGGGTTCGCCTTGACCGCCTCCGTGATGGCGTTCAGCACGGCCGTGTCGCGGTCTCGGGCCTTGCTCCACTCCGGGTGCAGCCAGATCACCGCGTCGTCCCGCAGACCGGTCAGGGTGTCCAGCCCCGCCTGGATGTCCGCGACGTCGTGCACGATGATCTTCACCTCGTCCGCACGGGCGACCACGGACGCCTCCGGCCACTGCCCGAACGGCTTGGGCGACAGCGTCACCCAGTCGATGTCGCCACGCAGCGGCGCGATCCCGCTCGTCTCGATGTGCACCCGCCGCCCGATGGCGTGCAGGGCGTCCACCAGCGGCGCGAGATCGAACAGGATCGGCTCCCCACCCGTGACGACCACGAAGGCCCCCTCTGGGCTCTCGGCCTGCACGACGTCCGCGAGTTCGCGGGCGGACATCAGCTTGACGCTGTCCGGGCGGTAGTCCCGGTGCCACGTGCCGGCGCTGTCGCACCACGGGCAGGCCTGCGGGCAGCCGTACAGGCGGATGAAGTACGCCGCGCGCCCCAGGTGCACCCCCTCGCCCTGCCACGTGTAGAAGCGCTCGTGCACCGGGTACTTGAGGCTCACAGGCTCATTCCCAGTACTCGCAGCTGCTGTCCGGCGTCTCCCACAGGGTCACGCGGAGTTTCAGGTCTCCCCCGTCGTCCCCGTCCGGCAGGTCGGCGCGGACGCGTTCCATCGTCTTGCGGTGGAGGTACGCGGCGATCACTTCAGCGGTCGTGTCGTCCCCGAGTTCCGGGAGGTCGTTCAGGAAGGCGTGGTCGAGGCCGCCCTGCTCGATGTCCTTCTTGGCCCACTTGAGGGTGCGGAAGTCCGCGACCATGATGTTGCGCTTCACGTGCGCGCTGGGGCGGAGTTTCTCGGAGCTCAGTTCCATGCGGACGCGGTAGGTGTGGCCGTGCAGGCGACCGCAGGGGCCGTCGTAGCCCGTGATCACGTGCGCCGAGTCGAACGTGAACTCGGTGCGGAGCGTCCAGGGCATCAGCGGGCGGGGGCGTGATCCGGCGCGGCGTACCGCACCGTGCAGATGGTGTTCATGCCGCCGCGCATGCCGTAGTCGCAGCGGATCTCCATGCTCAGCGGGTCGAGGAGCTTCACGAGGTCGCCCAGCACGCGGCGGGTGGCGTGCTCGTGGAAGATACCCACGAAGCGGTAGCTCGTGAGGTAGTACTTCAGGCTCTTGAGTTCCACGCACGCGTGCCGGGGCAGGTACCGGATCTCCAGCCGTCCGAAGTCCGGCAGGCCGCTCCACGGGCAGATGGGGCTGAACTCGTCGGTGACGATCTCGATCTGCATGGGCTCGCCGGGGTACGCGACGGGGTCGTCCTCGCGCACGTGCGGGAAGGTGCCGAGCACGGCCACGTCAATGTCGTCGAGGCCGCGCACGTCGTAGCGGCGGTCGAAGCCGGGGTTCTGCGGGGTGGCCATGCGCGTGCCCTGGGTGGGCGCAGGGGTGGGCTGGGCGGCCGGGGCCATCCCTTCGTTCGTGGTCGTCATGGTCGCTCTCCTGGCGCGCCGTCCGGTCTGGACGGGCGGGACGACAGCACAGGTCGTCCGGGTGGGGAGTGCTCCCGCCGCCGCGGGGCGGCCGGAACCTGCGGCCATTATCGCGGCGGGCCGGGCCGCACGCAAAGGGGGCGCTCACCTTGCGCGGCGCGGGCCCGGTCAGCTCGGGGGGCCGGGGGGCGTGCCGGGCCCGGCCAGGGCCGCGCGGTACAGCTGCCGCGCCTGCAGGCGCGCCGTGTCGGGGTCGTCGGCGTCGAGGGCGAGCGCGCGGTAGAGGCTGCGCAGGGCGGCCGCGACCGTGGCGGGCGGCACGTGCAGGTGCGCGGCGATGTCCGTGTCGGGGTGCCCGGCGGCGTGCAGGGCCCACACGAGCCGGTGGCGGCCTCCCACGCGGCCGGTCAGGGGGATGCGGTCGGTCAGCCACGTGCAGGGGGCGGGCGCGGCGGGGCGTGGGGATGGAGCGTGGGTCATGGGGCCTCCGGAGCCGGGCGGGTCTCGCCCCGGAGTGTGCCGCCCGCCCCGTGATCGGGCCATGACCGGCCGCGGCGACCGCGCCCGCGGGGCGCGCGGCCGTCAGGCGGGCGTGGGCTCGCGCCCCGTGCGCGCCAGCCAGCGGCGGTGGTAGCCGAGCGGGTTGTCCTTCTCCACCGTCCGGCCCCGGGTGGCGGCCGCCAGGGCGGTCACGTCGGCTTTCGGGGTGCGGGCCAGGGTGGTCAGGCCGTTGATCTCCTGGTACGTGTCGGTGAGCTGCGTGTAGCAGAAGCCCGCGAGCATGCGGCAGTCGTGGATGGTCGCCATCAGCGTCTCGTAACGCGCCAGGAACCCCGCCTCGTCGCCGGCCTCGCTGTAGCCCCAGCCGGCCGTGCCGTCCGCGTTGAAGGCGATCCCACCGAACTCGCTCAGGATCACGGGTTTGCCGTGCGGGTCGTAGCCGGGCAGCGTCAGGCGGCGGCCCGCCGAGCGGTAGTCCTCCAGGGTCGTGCCCAGCGCGCCCCGGTGCCCGTAGCGTTCGCGGAGCACGTCCGTGTCGGCGGCGTAGTCGTGGATGGTCAGCAGGTCGCCCGCCACGTGCTCCCAGCCGTCGTTCCCGATGGCGGGCCGCGTGGGGTCGAGGCTGCGCGTCAGCGAGTACAGGCCCTGCACCAGCGCCTGCTGCTCGGGTTTCAGGGGCAGGTCGGGCACACCCCACGACTCGTTGAACGGCACCCACGCCACGATGCACGGGTGCGACACGTCGCGCTCCATGACCTCCAGCCACGTCTGCGTGAGCTGCGCGACGCTGCGCGGGGTGAAGGCGTACGCGCTGGGCAGCTCCTCCCATACGAGCAGGCCCACGCGGTCGCACCACTCCAGCCACGCCGGGCTCTCGATCTTCTGGTGCTTGCGCACACCGTTGAAGCCGAGTTTGCGCGCGAGCTCCACGTCGGCGCGCAGCTCGTCGCCGGTCGCCGTCATCCCGCCGTCCGGCCAGTAGCCCTGGTCGAGGGCGAGGCGCAGCGGGTACGGTCGGCCGTTCAGCAGGAAGTGTCCGCCGTCCAGGCCCACCGAGCGCAGCGCCGTGTAACTCTGCACGCTGTCCTGCACGCTCCCCGCCGCGTCCGTGACGGTCAGCGCCGCGTCGATCAGCTGCGGGTGCTCGGGCGACCACAGCAGCCG from Deinococcus sp. AB2017081 encodes the following:
- a CDS encoding ABC transporter substrate-binding protein, producing MTRMLIPLSVLLIAGTVGAQKTTLTIESWRNDDLKVWRDSIIPAFEKQYPNIHVVFSPSAPAEYNAVLDAKLKAGTAGDLITCRPFDKSLELYTAKQLTSLNSLAGLKNFDAVAKAAWSTDDGKTTFCIPMASVIHGFLYNKAAFKELGLTEPATEAQFLAGMTKIKAGGKYEPLVMGTKDQWEAATMGYQNIGPTVWNGETGRKGLLSGSAQYNKGGFLAAFQALERWKPFLPRGYQALAYPDAQNMFAQGRGVVYPAGSWDIGTFRQMNPKLELGAFPPYSIGGKKCVIDDHPDIGMGINAASKNQAAAQTFLNWVASDSFATLYANALPGFFPLANVKYTVKDPVAQEFLAWRTQCGKSFRSSYQILSRNANPNNENDLWNVSAQLLNGAMTPQAAGDMVQKNLASWYAPQKGK
- the queC gene encoding 7-cyano-7-deazaguanine synthase QueC, with protein sequence MTNTQKRAVVLLSGGLDSSTVLAMAIKDGYTCTALSFRYGQRHTVELERAAKIAAHFGADHRVIDINIGSFGGSALTDESITVPTDGTADGIIPPTYVPGRNTVFIAVGLSLAEAIDAERIYLGINAVDYSGYPDCRPEYLAAFQTLADLATKAGLEGRGAKLTAPLVEMSKTDIVNAALELGVPIELTWSCYQGGAEPCGVCDSCRIRDKALIDAGHPELATMYAQAQLAGR
- a CDS encoding 7-carboxy-7-deazaguanine synthase QueE gives rise to the protein MSLKYPVHERFYTWQGEGVHLGRAAYFIRLYGCPQACPWCDSAGTWHRDYRPDSVKLMSARELADVVQAESPEGAFVVVTGGEPILFDLAPLVDALHAIGRRVHIETSGIAPLRGDIDWVTLSPKPFGQWPEASVVARADEVKIIVHDVADIQAGLDTLTGLRDDAVIWLHPEWSKARDRDTAVLNAITEAVKANPRLRAGYQMHKLYRADDLDAHSDKRLVPLGGNAELGY
- a CDS encoding 6-pyruvoyl trahydropterin synthase family protein, producing the protein MPWTLRTEFTFDSAHVITGYDGPCGRLHGHTYRVRMELSSEKLRPSAHVKRNIMVADFRTLKWAKKDIEQGGLDHAFLNDLPELGDDTTAEVIAAYLHRKTMERVRADLPDGDDGGDLKLRVTLWETPDSSCEYWE
- the queF gene encoding preQ(1) synthase produces the protein MATPQNPGFDRRYDVRGLDDIDVAVLGTFPHVREDDPVAYPGEPMQIEIVTDEFSPICPWSGLPDFGRLEIRYLPRHACVELKSLKYYLTSYRFVGIFHEHATRRVLGDLVKLLDPLSMEIRCDYGMRGGMNTICTVRYAAPDHAPAR
- a CDS encoding glycoside hydrolase family 2 protein, which translates into the protein MTYPRPQLKRAAWRDLNGAWACAFTDVRTPAAVTFDRQITVPYAPESPRSGIGDPMPHPVTWYRRAFTLTDDEVPGEGERVLLHFGAVDWEARVWVNGSFVGGHHGGYTPFTLDITDALEGPDVRVDVRAADDHAAMGQPRGKQDWYPEGTGHAIWYPRTSGIWQTVWLERVPAARLLNVRWTPDVANLSLTLTATVTPEAVGGRLALALSVDGDTLADESYTLTATTLTRTVALPDPGIDNARDRLLWSPEHPQLIDAALTVTDAAGSVQDSVQSYTALRSVGLDGGHFLLNGRPYPLRLALDQGYWPDGGMTATGDELRADVELARKLGFNGVRKHQKIESPAWLEWCDRVGLLVWEELPSAYAFTPRSVAQLTQTWLEVMERDVSHPCIVAWVPFNESWGVPDLPLKPEQQALVQGLYSLTRSLDPTRPAIGNDGWEHVAGDLLTIHDYAADTDVLRERYGHRGALGTTLEDYRSAGRRLTLPGYDPHGKPVILSEFGGIAFNADGTAGWGYSEAGDEAGFLARYETLMATIHDCRMLAGFCYTQLTDTYQEINGLTTLARTPKADVTALAAATRGRTVEKDNPLGYHRRWLARTGREPTPA